A single window of Nicotiana sylvestris chromosome 5, ASM39365v2, whole genome shotgun sequence DNA harbors:
- the LOC138868931 gene encoding uncharacterized protein, with translation MDVIGLFESAASNGHRFILVAIDYFTKWVEAVSYKGVTKKVVADFVRDRIVRQFGVPESSSLVKIPSLRIIEEAELSDTEWIRSRYEQLALIDGKRRNAVCHGQLYQNRMSRAFNKRVRPRQFAPRQLVLKRIFSYQDEAKGKFSPNWQGPYMVHRVLTGGALILAEMDREIWSKPINSDAVKRYYA, from the exons atggatgtcatcggtcttTTCGAGTCTGCTGCTTcgaacgggcataggttcattttagtggccatagactacttcacaaaatgggttgaggctgtATCTTACAAGGgtgtaactaagaaagtcgtcgcagattttgttAGAGATCGTATTGTTCGCCAATTCGGGGTACCAGAATCATCATCACTG GTcaaaattccttccttaagaatTATAGAAGAAGCTGAACTCAGTGATACAGAATGGATAAGAAGCCGCTATGAACAACTGGCTCTTATTGACGGAAAAAGAAGGAATGCggtatgccatggtcaactttatcaaaacagaatgtccagagcgttcaacaaaagggtcagaccCAGACAGTTCGCACCAAGACAACTGGTGCTGAAGCGGATCTTCTCGTATCAAGATGaggccaaaggaaaattctcacctaattggcaagggccctacatggtccacagggtactaacaggaggagcactcatacttgcagaaatggacagagaaatTTGGTCGAAGcctatcaattcagacgcagtcaagagatactatgcttag